One Ananas comosus cultivar F153 unplaced genomic scaffold, ASM154086v1, whole genome shotgun sequence genomic window carries:
- the LOC109705455 gene encoding F-box protein At1g10110-like, which produces WSHFTTDILIHVASKHVTSAATYATLRGVCRSWRAALPATVPGPHRLPPQLPFLLLFFSRCRADDPAHPAFFSLTSNRTFALRHLADAHESVCIGSCYGWLFLLFPDFNLVLRNPVTGDTIRLPPLDGTIGLASPDPFMRNLLFEHHFFIRRAILSSDPSADCDFLVALFVDTATSRCLTWGSGDRLWTIREHP; this is translated from the coding sequence TTGGTCGCATTTTACGACCGACATCCTCATCCACGTCGCGTCCAAGCACGTGACCTCCGCCGCCACCTACGCCACCCTCCGCGGCGTGTGCCGGAGTTGGAGAGCCGCGCTCCCCGCCACAGTGCCCGGCCCGCACCGCCTTCCCCCGCagctccccttcctcctcctcttctttagCCGCTGCCGCGCTGATGATCCCGCCCACCCCGCCTTTTTCTCCCTCACCAGCAATCGCACCTTCgccctccgccacctcgccgACGCCCATGAGAGCGTCTGCATCGGCTCCTGCTACGGGTggctcttcctcctctttcccGATTTTAACCTTGTCCTCCGCAACCCCGTCACGGGCGACACGATCCGACTCCCTCCCCTCGACGGCACCATCGGCCTCGCCTCCCCCGACCCCTTCATGAGGAATCTGCTGTTCGAGCACCACTTTTTTATCCGCCGAGCCATCTTATCCTCCGACCCTTCCGCCGACTGCGACTTCTTGGTGGCCCTCTTCGTCGACACAGCAACATCCCGCTGCTTGACCTGGGGGAGCGGTGACCGCCTCTGGACCATCCGCGAGCACCCCAA